Proteins co-encoded in one Vibrio fortis genomic window:
- the urtA gene encoding urea ABC transporter substrate-binding protein produces MNKVFKLSLAALCTSLSFSSASVLAAEETIKVGVLHSLSGTMAISETTLKDTVLMLIEEQNKKGGLLGKKLEPVVVDPASNWPLFAEKARELIEKEQVDVVFGGWTSVSRKSMLPVFEELNSILFYPVQYEGEESSKNVFYTGAAPNQQAIPAVDYLMEELEVERWVLAGTDYVYPRTTNKILEAYLKEKGVAQEDIMINYTPFGHSDWQSIVSDIKKFGDAGKKTAVVSTVNGDANVPFYKELGAQGISSEDIPVIAFSVGEEELSGMDTEPLVGHLAAWNYFMSVDTEANEEFVETWQNFIKNEKRVTNDPMEAHYVGFNMWAQAVTNAGTTDAEAVQDALIGVSVPNLSGGYSTMLPNHHITKPVLIGEIQDDGQFEVVWETTGLVAGDAWSSYLPESAKLYSSWSKPFSCGAFNVETKKCSGSN; encoded by the coding sequence ATGAACAAGGTGTTCAAATTATCGTTAGCTGCACTATGTACATCCCTCTCTTTCTCTTCTGCGAGCGTTCTTGCTGCGGAAGAGACCATTAAGGTTGGTGTCTTGCATTCGTTGTCGGGCACGATGGCAATTAGTGAAACCACACTCAAAGACACGGTTCTGATGCTAATAGAAGAGCAGAACAAAAAAGGTGGTCTACTGGGCAAAAAGCTTGAACCTGTCGTCGTAGATCCCGCATCAAACTGGCCATTGTTTGCTGAAAAAGCCCGTGAGCTGATCGAAAAAGAGCAGGTTGATGTGGTGTTCGGTGGTTGGACATCGGTTTCCCGTAAATCCATGTTGCCTGTTTTTGAAGAGCTCAACAGTATTCTCTTCTACCCAGTTCAATACGAAGGTGAAGAGTCTTCGAAAAACGTTTTCTATACTGGCGCTGCGCCAAACCAACAGGCGATTCCTGCAGTCGATTACTTGATGGAAGAACTCGAAGTTGAGCGTTGGGTTCTTGCTGGTACAGATTACGTTTATCCGCGCACAACCAACAAGATCCTTGAAGCCTACCTAAAAGAGAAAGGTGTCGCGCAAGAAGACATCATGATCAACTACACGCCATTTGGTCACTCTGATTGGCAATCTATTGTTTCCGACATTAAGAAGTTTGGCGATGCAGGTAAAAAGACAGCAGTAGTCTCAACAGTTAACGGCGATGCGAACGTTCCGTTTTATAAAGAACTGGGTGCACAAGGCATTTCATCTGAAGACATTCCTGTGATTGCCTTCTCTGTCGGTGAAGAAGAGCTATCGGGTATGGATACTGAGCCATTGGTTGGTCATCTTGCGGCTTGGAACTACTTCATGAGCGTTGATACTGAAGCGAATGAAGAGTTTGTTGAGACATGGCAAAACTTCATCAAGAACGAAAAACGCGTGACTAATGATCCAATGGAAGCGCACTACGTTGGCTTCAACATGTGGGCTCAAGCGGTAACGAACGCGGGCACCACGGATGCAGAAGCCGTACAAGATGCACTGATTGGTGTTTCTGTACCTAACCTTTCGGGCGGTTACTCAACCATGCTGCCTAACCACCATATTACTAAACCTGTATTGATCGGCGAGATCCAAGATGATGGCCAATTCGAGGTGGTGTGGGAAACCACAGGCCTTGTGGCGGGTGATGCGTGGTCAAGCTACTTACCGGAATCAGCCAAGCTTTACTCTAGCTGGTCGAAACCATTCTCATGCGGTGCATTCAACGTAGAAACGAAGAAGTGTTCAGGTAGCAATTAA
- the urtB gene encoding urea ABC transporter permease subunit UrtB, giving the protein MKNVLNVFKALLLIVVSAQFAWADVSDNANFTKALVGKKTSEKESAIDWLIASQPEGVAKPLLTSWLNGTLYYVSDRKSEHYQQLYVIQGIKTAAQAQSAWNYETLAIESSKQFKKVRVNNKLRGILRIEIASMGLNSDDAKVRYQSVNNLLGSKDIAIIERIEQMLPNEPDGDVADLMALLLAVHTSLNTQGSVASRIEAIEVLGDFKQSAVLKTLNSLLSKENDPAIIEAANRSLDQYQQSQAFYSGVETVFFGLSLGSVLVLAGIGLAITFGVMGVINMAHGELIMIGAYTTYVLQLMMPNHIGTALLLSIPVAFIVSGLVGILIERSVIRHLYGRPLETLLATFGISLILQQAVRSIFSPLNRSVSTPEWMAGALELNPMLSLTYNRLYIILFCALVFMGLLMVLKKTPLGLQVRAVSQNRAMARAMGIRSERVDAMTFGLGSGVAGVAGVALSQLTNVGPNMGQAYIIDSFMVVVFGGVGNLWGTLVAGLSLGLFNKILEPWAGAVLAKILVLVFIILFIQKRPRGLFPQRGRAAEG; this is encoded by the coding sequence ATGAAAAACGTATTAAACGTGTTTAAGGCACTGCTGCTTATAGTCGTCAGTGCTCAGTTTGCGTGGGCTGATGTGTCCGATAACGCAAACTTTACCAAGGCGCTAGTTGGTAAAAAAACGTCAGAGAAAGAGTCAGCTATCGACTGGCTCATTGCTTCGCAACCGGAAGGCGTGGCAAAACCGCTCTTGACCAGTTGGCTTAACGGCACGCTCTACTATGTGAGTGATAGAAAGAGCGAGCACTATCAACAGCTGTATGTGATTCAAGGTATTAAAACGGCAGCACAGGCTCAGTCGGCTTGGAATTACGAAACTCTGGCGATTGAGTCGAGCAAGCAATTCAAGAAAGTACGTGTAAACAACAAACTGCGTGGAATCTTACGGATTGAAATTGCGTCAATGGGGCTGAACAGTGACGATGCAAAGGTTCGCTATCAATCGGTCAATAACCTGCTTGGTAGCAAAGACATAGCGATTATCGAGCGCATTGAGCAAATGTTGCCGAATGAACCGGATGGTGATGTCGCGGATTTGATGGCATTGCTGTTGGCAGTTCACACATCTTTAAATACTCAAGGTAGCGTAGCGTCTCGTATTGAAGCAATTGAAGTGCTCGGTGATTTCAAACAATCCGCAGTGCTCAAAACTCTCAACTCTCTTCTTTCTAAAGAAAACGATCCTGCCATTATCGAAGCGGCCAATCGTTCCCTAGACCAATATCAGCAGAGCCAAGCCTTCTACTCGGGTGTTGAGACGGTTTTCTTTGGTTTGAGCCTAGGCTCAGTCTTAGTACTGGCGGGCATAGGTCTTGCGATTACGTTTGGCGTAATGGGCGTGATTAATATGGCTCACGGCGAGCTTATCATGATAGGCGCTTATACTACCTATGTACTGCAACTTATGATGCCAAACCACATCGGCACAGCGTTGTTATTATCGATTCCCGTTGCCTTCATTGTTTCTGGGTTAGTAGGCATTCTTATCGAGCGTTCTGTCATTCGTCACCTTTATGGTCGCCCACTCGAAACGCTACTCGCGACTTTTGGTATCAGCTTGATTTTGCAACAAGCGGTTCGCAGTATTTTCTCTCCGCTTAACCGTTCAGTAAGCACTCCTGAATGGATGGCTGGTGCGCTTGAGCTCAATCCTATGTTGTCACTGACCTATAACCGACTTTACATCATTTTGTTCTGCGCATTGGTGTTTATGGGACTGCTTATGGTTCTCAAGAAAACGCCACTGGGGTTACAAGTTCGTGCCGTCTCTCAAAACCGTGCAATGGCTCGCGCCATGGGGATTCGTTCTGAGCGTGTAGACGCCATGACCTTCGGCTTAGGTTCAGGTGTTGCGGGCGTTGCGGGAGTTGCTCTCTCTCAGTTGACCAATGTCGGCCCGAACATGGGGCAAGCGTACATCATCGATTCATTCATGGTGGTGGTGTTTGGCGGTGTTGGTAACCTATGGGGCACTTTGGTGGCTGGCTTAAGTTTGGGTCTGTTTAACAAGATACTCGAACCTTGGGCAGGCGCAGTGCTAGCGAAAATTCTCGTTCTGGTTTTCATCATTCTATTCATTCAAAAACGACCTCGCGGGCTATTCCCTCAGCGTGGGCGTGCGGCTGAAGGTTAA
- the urtC gene encoding urea ABC transporter permease subunit UrtC — protein sequence MQSKSFVLSALRGDKGGQLTILVLLAAVVLVPMANTLLPSGHPLHVETFTISLMGKYLSYAMLALALDLVWGYLGILSLGHGAFFALGGYAMGMYLMRQIGDRGVYGDPILPDFMVFLDWSALPWFWNGFDQFWFACLMVVLVPGALAYLFGYLAFRSRVSGVYLSIMTQALTYALMLAFFRNEMGFGGNNGLTDFKDIIGYSLQSDATKIGLFVCTGLALIVSYVVCRMVVTSRLGRVALAIRDTESRTRFMGYDVDGIKLWVFVLSAVIAGIAGALYVPQVGIINPGEFAPLNSIEVVVWVALGGRATLFGAIVGALIINYAKSWFTVEFPEVWLFALGGLFVLSTMYLPQGVIGFVSDKWQQLRKRSSSSKSDSSDSDSSNNTPSNPRFTSADEASVKPQEVTA from the coding sequence ATGCAGTCGAAATCTTTTGTTCTCTCAGCCTTGAGAGGTGATAAGGGCGGTCAGTTGACCATACTCGTTCTTCTTGCTGCGGTGGTATTGGTGCCGATGGCCAATACGCTGCTGCCAAGTGGACACCCACTTCATGTCGAGACCTTTACTATCTCTTTGATGGGTAAGTACCTCAGCTATGCAATGTTAGCTTTGGCACTGGATCTGGTCTGGGGCTATTTGGGTATCCTCAGTCTCGGACATGGTGCATTTTTTGCGTTGGGTGGCTATGCGATGGGGATGTATCTGATGCGCCAAATTGGCGACCGAGGAGTCTATGGTGATCCAATTCTTCCAGACTTTATGGTGTTTCTTGATTGGTCGGCATTGCCTTGGTTTTGGAATGGCTTTGATCAGTTCTGGTTTGCATGCCTGATGGTTGTGTTGGTACCGGGCGCGTTGGCTTACCTGTTTGGTTACCTAGCATTTCGCTCGCGAGTGTCTGGGGTTTATCTCTCGATCATGACACAAGCGCTGACCTATGCGTTGATGCTGGCATTTTTCCGTAATGAGATGGGCTTTGGCGGTAACAATGGTCTCACGGACTTCAAAGACATTATCGGTTATAGCTTACAAAGTGATGCGACCAAAATCGGCCTGTTTGTTTGTACTGGCTTGGCGTTAATCGTCAGTTATGTGGTGTGTCGCATGGTGGTCACCAGCCGTTTAGGTCGTGTGGCATTGGCGATTCGAGATACAGAGTCGCGTACTCGCTTCATGGGTTACGACGTTGATGGCATTAAGTTGTGGGTGTTTGTTCTATCGGCAGTGATAGCGGGTATCGCAGGTGCTTTGTATGTACCACAAGTGGGGATCATTAACCCAGGTGAATTTGCGCCACTTAACTCGATTGAAGTGGTGGTATGGGTTGCTTTAGGTGGCCGTGCCACTCTGTTTGGTGCGATTGTCGGTGCGCTCATTATCAACTATGCCAAGAGCTGGTTTACGGTTGAATTTCCAGAAGTGTGGCTATTCGCTTTAGGTGGTCTATTTGTGTTATCGACCATGTATTTACCGCAAGGCGTGATCGGCTTCGTGAGTGATAAATGGCAACAATTGCGTAAGAGATCCAGCTCGTCAAAGTCTGATTCTTCTGATAGCGACTCATCGAACAATACCCCATCAAACCCTCGTTTCACCAGTGCGGATGAAGCATCAGTTAAGCCACAGGAGGTGACAGCATGA
- the ureA gene encoding urease subunit gamma, producing the protein MELTPREKDKLLIFCAGMLAQQRKDKGLKLNYPESIALISSAILEGAREGKTVSELMDFGRTLLTIDDVMDGIPSMIPDVQVEATFPDGTKLVTVHEPIV; encoded by the coding sequence ATGGAATTAACACCAAGAGAAAAAGACAAGCTCCTTATCTTCTGTGCAGGAATGCTCGCGCAGCAGAGAAAAGACAAAGGCTTAAAACTGAATTACCCAGAATCTATTGCGCTGATCAGCAGTGCGATTCTAGAAGGCGCGAGAGAAGGAAAAACCGTCTCCGAGCTCATGGATTTTGGACGCACACTTCTAACCATCGATGATGTGATGGATGGTATCCCATCTATGATCCCCGATGTGCAGGTTGAGGCTACCTTTCCTGATGGCACCAAGTTGGTGACCGTTCACGAACCGATTGTGTAA
- the urtD gene encoding urea ABC transporter ATP-binding protein UrtD: MSTLNSLKDSVSALTRRDQVFDYLKPDVHPAIDTRHNILLYVEGVNKSFDGFKAINDLNLYIKEGELRCIIGPNGAGKTTMMDIITGKTKPDTGEVWLGSNINLLKMNEAEIANAGIGRKFQKPTVIECLTVWQNLELAMSGVRSVWGTFTAVMNGEQKDKLLSVLELIHLHEEATNLAGNLSHGQKQWLEIGMLLMQNPKLLLVDEPVAGMTHQEMDRTSELLNSLAGKHSVVVVEHDMDFVRSIASHVTVLHQGHVLAEGTMDQVQAHPQVKQVYLGE, from the coding sequence ATGAGTACATTGAACTCTCTAAAAGATTCGGTGAGTGCACTGACGCGCCGCGATCAGGTATTTGATTACCTCAAACCGGATGTGCACCCTGCGATTGATACTCGTCATAACATTTTGCTGTACGTGGAAGGAGTGAATAAGAGCTTCGATGGTTTTAAAGCGATCAACGATTTGAATCTGTATATCAAAGAAGGAGAGCTGCGCTGCATCATTGGCCCCAACGGAGCAGGCAAAACCACCATGATGGACATCATCACCGGTAAAACCAAACCCGATACTGGCGAGGTGTGGCTTGGCTCTAACATCAATCTTTTGAAGATGAATGAAGCCGAGATTGCCAATGCGGGGATTGGGCGCAAGTTCCAAAAGCCAACGGTGATTGAATGTCTCACCGTATGGCAGAACTTAGAGTTGGCGATGTCAGGCGTGCGCTCAGTGTGGGGAACTTTTACTGCAGTGATGAACGGTGAGCAAAAAGACAAGCTGCTCTCTGTGCTTGAGCTGATCCACCTACATGAAGAAGCGACCAACCTAGCAGGTAACTTATCTCATGGTCAGAAGCAGTGGTTGGAAATCGGCATGCTGTTGATGCAAAACCCGAAACTGCTGCTGGTGGATGAACCCGTCGCAGGTATGACTCACCAAGAGATGGACAGAACCTCAGAGCTACTTAACTCTCTCGCGGGCAAGCATTCAGTAGTGGTAGTCGAGCACGATATGGATTTTGTTCGCTCTATCGCGAGCCATGTCACCGTGCTACATCAAGGTCACGTGCTTGCCGAAGGCACCATGGATCAGGTGCAAGCACATCCACAAGTGAAACAGGTTTATCTGGGAGAATAA
- the urtE gene encoding urea ABC transporter ATP-binding subunit UrtE, whose protein sequence is MLQVKSVNQYYGESHTLWDLDMHIPEGKCTVLMGRNGVGKTTLLQCIMGLVKVESGDISLSGQSLLKSDAEERPRQGIGYVPQGRQIFPMLTVQENLEVGLPIREKGDRTIPEFIFELFPVLKEMLHRRGGDLSGGQQQQLAIGRALVVNPKLLILDEPTEGIQPNIVQEIGDIIRMLNEQMGLTVLLVEQKLPFARKVGDRFCILDRGRHVAEGDMEALDEKLIKEYLTV, encoded by the coding sequence ATGTTACAAGTGAAATCAGTCAACCAGTATTACGGTGAAAGCCACACCTTGTGGGATCTTGATATGCATATTCCAGAAGGCAAATGTACGGTGCTCATGGGACGAAACGGCGTCGGAAAAACGACCTTATTGCAGTGCATTATGGGGTTAGTCAAAGTTGAAAGTGGCGACATCTCGCTCTCTGGACAATCGCTGTTGAAGTCCGATGCGGAAGAGCGACCAAGACAAGGCATCGGCTATGTACCGCAAGGGCGTCAGATCTTTCCCATGCTTACTGTCCAAGAAAATTTAGAGGTTGGATTACCCATTCGCGAAAAGGGCGATCGCACCATCCCAGAATTTATCTTTGAATTGTTTCCAGTATTGAAAGAGATGTTGCATCGCCGTGGCGGAGATTTGTCTGGAGGACAACAACAACAGCTCGCCATTGGTAGAGCATTGGTGGTCAATCCTAAATTGCTGATTCTGGATGAGCCAACGGAGGGGATCCAGCCCAATATCGTGCAGGAGATTGGCGACATCATTCGTATGCTCAATGAGCAGATGGGGTTAACGGTATTGTTGGTTGAGCAGAAGTTGCCGTTTGCTCGTAAGGTTGGCGATCGTTTTTGTATTCTCGACCGCGGCCGTCACGTAGCTGAAGGTGACATGGAAGCGCTCGATGAAAAGTTGATAAAGGAGTATCTCACGGTATGA
- a CDS encoding urease accessory protein UreD yields MSDVLNAILEDAQPLGMAIEEDVRDGWQAKLNLTFANRGDKTVLKHRYQLGPLAVQRPLYPDGKTCHSYLLHPPGGVVGGDTLDIDISVESGAHTLITTPGATKFYRSNAKYAKQKQMLHVAKDARLEWMPQENIFFPDAHVRLDTEIYLEKGAQFWGWEMHCFGRPAQNEGFEQGHLVGKTEIYLDNKKLLTEGFNFHGGDKLMINMGLLNYPMMGTFYIAADEPQDLELVQSLLLSITQQASLQPVQFDSSSKCSLIMGATQIEGLIVIRALGHWSEDILQAFGQIWQATRSHLGGSTPDLPRIWAT; encoded by the coding sequence ATGAGCGATGTACTTAATGCAATCTTGGAAGACGCGCAGCCACTTGGGATGGCGATAGAAGAGGATGTCAGAGATGGTTGGCAAGCCAAGCTGAATCTTACTTTTGCAAACCGTGGAGACAAAACAGTACTCAAGCACCGATATCAATTGGGGCCGCTTGCGGTGCAACGGCCTTTGTATCCCGATGGTAAAACATGTCATAGCTACCTGCTACACCCGCCAGGTGGTGTTGTAGGAGGTGATACTTTAGATATTGATATCTCGGTAGAAAGTGGCGCACATACCCTGATCACCACACCGGGCGCCACCAAGTTCTATCGCTCTAATGCCAAGTATGCGAAACAGAAACAGATGTTGCACGTCGCTAAAGATGCACGCCTAGAATGGATGCCACAAGAGAATATCTTTTTTCCAGATGCGCACGTTCGTTTGGACACCGAAATCTACCTTGAAAAAGGTGCACAGTTTTGGGGTTGGGAGATGCACTGTTTTGGTCGGCCTGCACAAAATGAGGGATTTGAGCAAGGGCACCTAGTTGGAAAAACCGAAATCTATTTAGATAACAAGAAATTGCTTACCGAAGGGTTTAACTTTCATGGTGGTGATAAGTTAATGATAAATATGGGATTATTAAACTATCCCATGATGGGAACCTTCTATATTGCCGCAGATGAACCACAAGATTTAGAGTTGGTACAGAGCTTGCTCTTATCTATTACACAGCAAGCTTCACTGCAACCTGTTCAGTTTGATTCATCGAGTAAGTGCTCATTAATTATGGGTGCGACGCAAATTGAAGGGTTGATTGTGATCCGAGCTTTAGGTCATTGGAGTGAAGACATACTCCAAGCCTTTGGACAGATATGGCAAGCAACGCGTTCACATCTCGGTGGCTCTACTCCTGATTTACCAAGGATTTGGGCGACGTAG
- a CDS encoding zinc ribbon domain-containing protein, producing MSENICPQCQSELGWDGQYHCETCAMHFTKVGYCPDCQSQLEKLQACGAASYFCNDKCNELKSKSRVTFEFKPCT from the coding sequence ATGAGCGAAAATATCTGCCCTCAGTGTCAGTCTGAATTAGGTTGGGATGGGCAATACCACTGCGAAACTTGTGCTATGCATTTCACTAAAGTTGGTTACTGCCCAGATTGCCAAAGTCAGCTCGAGAAGCTTCAGGCGTGTGGTGCAGCCAGTTACTTCTGTAACGATAAGTGCAATGAACTCAAGTCTAAGTCGAGAGTGACGTTTGAGTTTAAGCCCTGTACTTAA
- a CDS encoding urease subunit beta: protein MASSNSNYSGFVPGEIETAPGTITLNEGRDTASVKVNNIGDRPVQIGSHYHFYEANPSLIFDREATKGFRLNIPAGTATRFEPGQSRTVELVSYAGAREVYGFQGKVMGKL, encoded by the coding sequence ATGGCCAGTTCCAATTCCAACTACAGCGGATTTGTTCCCGGAGAAATAGAGACAGCACCCGGCACCATAACCTTGAATGAAGGGCGTGATACCGCCTCAGTTAAGGTCAATAACATCGGTGACCGTCCGGTTCAAATTGGATCTCATTACCACTTCTATGAAGCAAATCCTTCGTTGATCTTTGATCGAGAAGCGACGAAAGGCTTTCGACTCAATATCCCAGCAGGCACCGCAACCCGTTTTGAACCTGGTCAATCTCGCACTGTAGAGTTGGTGAGTTACGCAGGAGCAAGGGAAGTATACGGATTCCAAGGAAAAGTAATGGGTAAGCTCTAA